A single Fastidiosipila sp. DNA region contains:
- a CDS encoding branched-chain amino acid ABC transporter permease has protein sequence MKKSKCRDRILTCIALSAFLVFLWLVDTGRLLGSYEARVIKLCGVYTIVALSLNLISGLTGQFSLGQAGFMAIGAYVTSLLIIPPPIKEAMFYVEPILPWVRDLQAPFLIALMAGGAIAALFASFIGFPVLRLKSDYLAIATLGFSEIIRIVIMNATPITNSSAGIKSIPPIANVWWTSISAGVCIFLVLRLMRTSYGRAFKAIRDDEVAAESMGISLFKHKMLSFVISAFLAGISGGLLASVVGVLTPVFFRFTLTYEILLIVVLGGQGSITGSLVAATVVTIAKEWLRFLDEGFSLGLFSVPAIPGLRMLVFSVFLMVIILFYREGFFGSREFSWEGFFGIFTKLGKWCKGLYRRGITPKGGDRA, from the coding sequence ATGAAGAAATCGAAATGTCGGGACCGCATTCTGACCTGTATCGCCCTCTCAGCCTTCCTGGTTTTCTTATGGCTTGTAGACACGGGTCGCCTGCTTGGGAGTTATGAAGCCAGGGTCATCAAGTTGTGCGGCGTCTACACGATCGTTGCGCTTTCGCTGAACTTGATCAGCGGGCTGACCGGTCAGTTTTCTCTCGGACAGGCGGGATTCATGGCGATTGGAGCCTACGTCACAAGCCTGCTCATTATTCCTCCCCCCATTAAGGAAGCCATGTTTTACGTAGAGCCAATTTTGCCTTGGGTGAGAGATCTTCAAGCTCCATTTCTTATCGCCTTGATGGCCGGCGGCGCAATCGCAGCTCTCTTTGCCTCTTTTATAGGTTTTCCGGTTTTACGATTAAAGAGTGACTACCTGGCAATCGCAACGCTTGGTTTCTCGGAAATCATTCGCATTGTCATTATGAATGCAACACCAATTACCAATAGTTCTGCCGGAATCAAGAGTATCCCGCCCATCGCGAACGTATGGTGGACCAGCATCAGTGCCGGAGTTTGTATTTTTCTGGTATTGCGTCTGATGCGTACCTCTTATGGCCGCGCTTTTAAGGCCATCCGGGACGATGAAGTAGCTGCGGAGTCGATGGGGATTTCGCTCTTCAAACACAAGATGCTTTCTTTTGTCATATCGGCTTTCCTGGCAGGGATCAGCGGTGGGCTCCTGGCCAGCGTTGTGGGAGTTCTTACGCCGGTATTTTTTCGATTTACGCTCACCTATGAGATTCTTTTGATTGTTGTTCTCGGCGGGCAGGGGAGTATTACAGGTTCATTGGTGGCAGCAACGGTCGTCACCATTGCGAAAGAATGGCTCCGTTTTCTGGATGAGGGATTCTCGCTGGGCCTCTTTTCCGTGCCAGCCATTCCTGGGCTGCGCATGCTCGTTTTTTCAGTCTTTCTCATGGTCATCATCTTGTTCTATCGAGAGGGATTTTTCGGATCCCGCGAGTTTTCCTGGGAAGGTTTCTTTGGAATCTTCACGAAACTTGGTAAATGGTGCAAGGGGCTGTATCGCCGCGGAATTACCCCGAAAGGAGGTGATCGGGCATGA
- the tdh gene encoding L-threonine 3-dehydrogenase — protein MVNKTMDALVKEKRGPGLTLMKVPIPSPQIGEVLIKVRKAAICGTDVHIYNWDEWSQQRITPPVVIGHEYVGEIVELGEGVTGLSVGQRVSSESHVVCGRCRNCLAGNEQWCEHTTIVGVNLNGAFAEYLCVPHVNVMPIPDDIPEDVVSFYDALGNATHTALMFDVRGENVLVTGAGPIGLMAAKISKFCGARRVVITDLKDYRLDLARRLGVDEAVNVGRESLEDAMRSVNIPGGFDVGMEMSGNTAGLAQLLGSLRNGGKAALLGIFSSGRSDMDWNDIIFKGLTVQGITGRRMDNWSQMSALIQGGLDMLPVITHRYHYKDFEKGFAAMKSGESGKVVFDWMES, from the coding sequence ATGGTTAACAAAACAATGGACGCTCTGGTTAAGGAAAAACGTGGTCCTGGGCTTACGTTGATGAAAGTACCCATACCGTCTCCACAGATTGGTGAAGTGCTGATAAAAGTGAGGAAAGCAGCGATCTGCGGTACCGATGTTCATATTTATAACTGGGATGAATGGAGCCAGCAGCGAATTACCCCCCCGGTGGTCATTGGCCATGAGTATGTGGGAGAAATTGTAGAGCTGGGAGAAGGCGTGACGGGACTGAGTGTGGGTCAGCGCGTGAGCAGTGAGAGCCATGTCGTATGCGGACGCTGCAGAAATTGCCTGGCAGGGAACGAACAGTGGTGTGAACACACTACAATTGTTGGTGTCAATTTGAATGGCGCCTTTGCGGAATACCTTTGTGTCCCGCATGTGAATGTGATGCCTATTCCGGATGATATTCCGGAAGATGTGGTTTCCTTTTATGATGCCCTTGGCAACGCCACCCATACGGCTCTGATGTTTGACGTTCGGGGTGAAAACGTGTTGGTCACAGGGGCGGGTCCCATCGGCCTGATGGCGGCGAAAATAAGCAAGTTCTGCGGCGCCCGAAGAGTGGTGATTACGGATCTCAAGGACTACCGCCTCGACCTGGCCCGCCGTTTGGGTGTTGACGAGGCGGTCAATGTCGGCCGGGAAAGTCTGGAGGATGCAATGCGCAGTGTAAATATCCCGGGAGGTTTTGACGTTGGCATGGAAATGTCGGGTAATACTGCCGGACTCGCTCAATTGCTGGGATCCCTCCGGAATGGCGGGAAGGCGGCACTGCTGGGGATCTTCAGCTCCGGCCGGAGTGATATGGACTGGAACGACATCATTTTCAAGGGATTGACCGTACAAGGAATCACGGGACGCCGGATGGACAATTGGAGCCAAATGTCTGCACTGATCCAGGGAGGGCTTGACATGTTACCCGTCATCACCCACCGGTATCATTACAAGGATTTCGAAAAAGGTTTCGCCGCAATGAAGAGCGGGGAATCGGGCAAGGTAGTTTTCGATTGGATGGAGAGTTAA
- a CDS encoding ABC transporter ATP-binding protein yields MTILETNRATIRFGGVTAVDDLNIQVKKDEIVAIIGPNGAGKTTAFNMITGVYTPNEGRIRFCPSGDGENLIDITGMRPDLIARKGIARTFQNIRLFSKMTVLENVLIANHLHLKSGILGAMAGWPLYSKEERRIREKSFELLELVGLVEDAGKMSASLPYGKQRKLEIARALATEPTLLLLDEPAAGMNPQETLELTSFVRQIRNHFDLTVLLIEHHMQIVMDVSDRIYVLDFGKTIAHGIPADVKNDEKVVQAYLGVG; encoded by the coding sequence ATGACCATTCTGGAAACGAACCGGGCAACAATACGTTTTGGCGGCGTAACTGCCGTTGACGATTTGAACATTCAAGTCAAGAAGGATGAAATTGTGGCCATCATCGGCCCAAATGGCGCGGGCAAAACTACTGCCTTCAACATGATTACCGGTGTATATACACCCAATGAGGGCCGTATTCGATTTTGTCCTTCAGGCGATGGGGAGAACTTAATTGACATCACCGGCATGCGCCCGGATCTCATTGCCCGCAAAGGCATCGCGCGAACCTTCCAAAACATCCGGCTTTTCTCAAAGATGACGGTGCTGGAAAATGTGCTCATTGCGAATCATCTGCACCTCAAAAGCGGTATTTTGGGTGCCATGGCGGGCTGGCCCCTGTATAGCAAAGAAGAACGCCGTATCAGAGAGAAATCCTTTGAATTGCTGGAGCTGGTAGGTTTGGTTGAAGATGCCGGGAAGATGTCGGCCAGTCTTCCTTACGGTAAGCAGCGAAAACTAGAAATCGCCCGCGCGCTCGCGACTGAACCGACACTTTTGCTCTTGGATGAACCCGCGGCAGGGATGAATCCTCAGGAAACACTCGAATTGACCTCATTTGTCCGCCAGATTCGGAATCATTTCGATCTTACTGTTCTCCTGATCGAACATCATATGCAAATTGTCATGGATGTTTCAGATCGTATTTACGTCTTGGATTTTGGAAAAACCATTGCGCACGGCATTCCAGCTGATGTAAAAAACGATGAAAAAGTTGTTCAAGCATACCTGGGGGTTGGCTAA
- a CDS encoding glycine C-acetyltransferase, whose amino-acid sequence MKQKAFAAYRERVNELLESGAYKDERVLTTPQDARINTTKMRNVLNMCSNNYLGLASDPEIIAVAKESLDRWGNGLAAARFICGTQSLHKELEAKIANFFEMDDAILYPTCSAANGGLFESLLGPEDAIISDELNHASIIDGIRLCKAKRFRYKNNDMEDLREKLDMAKGARYRLIATDGVFSMDGYIANLQGICDLAEEYGAMVMVDDCHAIGIVGDHGKGTTAYCKVMGRVDIITGTLAKALGSPAGGFVSAKQEIVDLLRQVSRSYIFTNSVAPIICAVGLHVLDLLERSPHLQDAVKKNTAYFRNALTENNFDVLPGEHPIVPIMLYDAQVARDFSANMLNKGVYVVGLSFPVVPQGQARIRAQVSAAHTKEDLDFAVKCFCDVRNEMGL is encoded by the coding sequence ATGAAACAAAAAGCATTTGCCGCATACAGGGAGCGTGTGAACGAACTGCTCGAATCAGGAGCCTACAAGGATGAACGCGTGCTGACAACGCCGCAAGATGCCCGCATTAATACAACAAAGATGCGTAATGTACTGAACATGTGCTCCAACAACTATCTGGGGTTGGCGTCAGATCCCGAAATAATCGCGGTAGCTAAAGAGAGCCTGGATCGGTGGGGAAACGGATTGGCCGCGGCCCGCTTTATCTGCGGTACGCAAAGCCTGCACAAAGAACTGGAAGCCAAAATTGCCAACTTTTTTGAGATGGACGATGCAATTTTGTACCCCACCTGTTCCGCAGCCAACGGCGGACTTTTCGAGTCTCTTCTTGGACCGGAAGACGCCATCATATCCGATGAACTCAACCATGCCTCCATCATCGACGGGATCCGCTTGTGCAAGGCAAAACGTTTTCGCTACAAGAACAATGACATGGAGGATCTTCGTGAAAAGCTTGACATGGCAAAAGGCGCCCGCTATCGGTTAATCGCGACAGATGGTGTATTTTCCATGGACGGCTACATCGCAAACCTCCAAGGGATTTGCGACCTCGCTGAGGAGTACGGAGCCATGGTCATGGTTGATGACTGCCATGCAATCGGCATTGTGGGCGATCATGGAAAAGGCACAACGGCATACTGCAAGGTCATGGGCCGGGTGGATATCATAACCGGCACCTTGGCAAAAGCGCTTGGCAGCCCCGCAGGGGGATTTGTCTCGGCAAAGCAGGAAATTGTCGATTTGCTCCGCCAGGTGAGCCGTTCCTACATATTTACCAACTCAGTCGCGCCCATCATCTGCGCAGTTGGCCTGCATGTATTGGACCTTTTGGAGCGTTCACCGCACTTGCAAGACGCCGTAAAAAAGAATACGGCCTACTTTCGAAATGCCTTGACGGAGAACAATTTTGATGTACTCCCTGGCGAACATCCGATTGTACCGATTATGCTTTATGATGCGCAGGTGGCCAGAGATTTCTCAGCCAATATGCTGAATAAGGGAGTATATGTCGTGGGTCTCTCCTTCCCCGTAGTCCCGCAAGGTCAAGCGAGGATCCGCGCACAGGTATCTGCAGCACACACCAAGGAGGATTTGGATTTCGCAGTCAAGTGTTTTTGTGACGTCCGGAACGAAATGGGACTGTGA
- a CDS encoding helix-turn-helix domain-containing protein: protein MTTIIRHFIEKGHLPIQIAGHATNGVEALKLIRQVEPTLIFLDIEMPVMDGFEVMRQEPDRNYIIVTAYDQFAYAQRGLRLGARDILLKPIEYDQLLASIRRSIGWKFTDNLIVNGLLQYIHENYHHALDRVTLSGVVHASPDYISRLFKKYMNVSIPQYINELRINHAAALLETTTHSVHDVCAQVGYKSMNSFYKYFKRYKGCPPASFRDRSLADGLDAGIEP, encoded by the coding sequence ATGACTACCATCATCCGTCACTTCATCGAGAAGGGACATTTGCCCATTCAAATTGCTGGACATGCAACGAATGGCGTAGAAGCACTCAAACTGATCAGACAGGTTGAACCAACTTTGATTTTTCTTGATATTGAAATGCCGGTGATGGATGGTTTCGAAGTGATGCGGCAAGAACCTGATCGGAACTATATTATCGTTACCGCTTACGACCAATTTGCGTACGCCCAACGCGGACTCCGCCTTGGGGCAAGAGATATCCTGCTGAAACCCATTGAATATGACCAGCTGCTGGCCTCGATCAGACGTTCAATTGGATGGAAATTTACTGACAACCTGATCGTGAATGGACTTTTACAGTATATTCACGAAAACTATCACCACGCCTTGGATCGGGTCACCCTTTCAGGCGTTGTTCATGCCTCTCCCGACTACATTTCCCGGCTTTTCAAGAAATACATGAATGTCAGTATTCCGCAATATATCAATGAGCTTCGAATCAACCACGCTGCAGCTTTATTGGAAACAACCACTCATTCTGTTCATGATGTCTGCGCGCAGGTTGGCTACAAGAGCATGAACAGCTTCTACAAATACTTCAAACGATACAAGGGGTGTCCCCCCGCTTCTTTTCGAGATCGCAGCCTGGCAGATGGCTTGGATGCCGGTATTGAGCCTTAG
- the lon gene encoding endopeptidase La has product MQDSHDDDRDKKELLDTGKDAVEEAEGNDQAKRGRPNRRLTRHAIRTSGILPLIPLRGMVIYPGVLLSFDIGREQSIRALRQAMSGRHELILSCQTTLEPVWPNQEQIYRVGTRAFIRQVLELPDDTMKVLVYGLERVEIDDYVSDNSHYEVRYHSLLVNTPEQTPQLDASVRLMIDMFQRYASITDRVAPEAVALVRHEAEAGHAADIIAGQLSIRFDEQQKILETTLVQDRIKMILRFLHREIQLAELEQKIASQVQTQLEKNQKDYFLREQMRVIQEELGEELDAEEEIDTLRTQLEQSTIPDDYKPKIEKEIDRLERLPSHFPEYATQRSWVETLLELPFGRVDKERHDLGRARKILDRDHYGLDKLKQRVMEYLAVRKLLVEKTGDSTLKGPILCFVGPPGTGKTSIAKAIAESLGRKYIRLSLGGIRDEAEIRGHRRTYVGSMPGRIIQAIRQVDTDNPLLLLDEIDKLGSDFRGDPSSALLEVLDPEQNHSFRDHYIEIPYDLSRVLFVTTANTVDTIPHALYDRMEVIEVTGYTEAEKIEIALLHLLPRERKQHGLTGRDLQVSRKALAQLIQGYTQEAGVRQLEREIARLCRCAAIEIAEAEGQKKTIRVTPKNLESLMGKPRYFYDMADKEDQVGVATGLAWTWAGGDTLTIEVNIMPGTGKLILTGQLGDVMKESAQAALTYIMSRSATLKVDPAKTKERDIHIHVPAGAIPKDGPSAGITLATALASALTGYPVRHELAMTGEVTLRGRVLAIGGLKEKAVAANRAGIRTVLIPKDNERDIEDIPDTVREALKFIPVAHMDEVLDHALVRIEAPHSPCQCDETEKGESEKEVNGS; this is encoded by the coding sequence ATGCAAGACAGTCACGATGACGATCGCGACAAAAAAGAATTATTGGATACCGGGAAAGATGCCGTGGAAGAAGCAGAGGGCAATGACCAGGCCAAGCGCGGCCGCCCCAACCGACGGCTAACCCGTCACGCAATCCGGACCAGTGGCATCCTGCCCCTGATCCCTTTGCGGGGGATGGTGATCTATCCCGGTGTGCTGCTCTCCTTCGATATCGGGAGGGAGCAATCCATCAGGGCCCTTCGCCAGGCCATGTCAGGCCGCCATGAACTGATCCTGTCCTGCCAGACAACATTGGAACCCGTCTGGCCCAATCAGGAACAGATCTACCGTGTGGGGACGCGCGCCTTCATCCGCCAGGTGCTGGAGCTGCCCGACGATACCATGAAAGTTCTGGTTTACGGCCTTGAGAGGGTTGAAATTGACGATTACGTTTCCGACAACTCTCATTATGAAGTGCGTTACCATTCGCTGCTTGTCAATACGCCGGAGCAGACACCTCAGCTGGATGCTTCCGTGCGTCTTATGATCGATATGTTTCAGCGTTATGCTTCCATCACGGACCGGGTTGCGCCCGAGGCCGTTGCCCTGGTGCGCCATGAAGCGGAAGCAGGTCACGCGGCGGATATTATTGCGGGCCAGTTGTCAATCCGTTTCGATGAGCAGCAAAAGATCCTGGAGACCACCCTGGTCCAGGATCGGATCAAGATGATCCTGCGCTTTCTGCATCGCGAGATCCAGCTGGCCGAACTGGAACAGAAGATCGCTTCCCAGGTGCAAACCCAGCTGGAGAAGAATCAGAAAGATTATTTCCTCCGCGAGCAGATGCGGGTCATCCAGGAAGAACTGGGGGAGGAATTGGACGCGGAGGAAGAAATTGATACGCTCAGGACCCAGCTGGAGCAATCAACCATTCCTGACGATTACAAGCCGAAAATTGAAAAAGAGATTGACCGGCTTGAACGTCTGCCCTCGCATTTCCCCGAATACGCAACTCAGAGAAGCTGGGTCGAGACCCTCCTGGAACTCCCTTTTGGCCGTGTCGATAAAGAGCGCCACGATCTTGGCCGAGCCAGAAAAATTCTGGATCGGGATCATTACGGCCTGGACAAGCTGAAACAGCGGGTCATGGAGTATCTGGCAGTCAGAAAACTGCTGGTGGAAAAGACCGGCGACTCGACTTTGAAGGGCCCCATCTTGTGTTTTGTCGGCCCTCCGGGAACCGGCAAGACATCCATCGCCAAGGCCATCGCAGAGTCCCTGGGCCGCAAATACATCCGCCTGTCGCTCGGCGGCATCCGGGACGAAGCGGAGATCCGCGGCCACCGGCGAACCTACGTGGGGTCCATGCCCGGCCGCATTATCCAGGCCATCCGACAGGTGGACACTGACAATCCGCTCCTCCTGCTCGACGAAATCGATAAGCTCGGAAGTGATTTCCGGGGCGACCCTTCATCGGCCCTTCTGGAGGTGCTGGATCCTGAACAGAACCACTCCTTCCGGGATCATTACATCGAGATTCCCTACGATTTGTCCCGCGTGCTTTTTGTGACTACGGCCAACACGGTTGATACCATTCCGCACGCCCTTTATGACCGCATGGAAGTGATCGAGGTGACCGGTTACACAGAGGCGGAGAAAATTGAGATTGCTCTCCTTCACCTGCTGCCCAGGGAAAGGAAACAACATGGTCTGACAGGGAGGGATTTGCAGGTTTCCAGGAAAGCCCTGGCGCAGCTGATCCAGGGCTACACCCAGGAAGCGGGTGTCCGCCAGCTGGAACGTGAAATTGCCAGACTTTGCCGCTGCGCCGCCATTGAGATTGCGGAAGCGGAAGGCCAGAAGAAAACCATCCGGGTCACACCGAAGAATCTGGAAAGCCTCATGGGCAAGCCGCGGTATTTTTACGATATGGCTGACAAGGAAGACCAGGTGGGTGTCGCGACAGGCCTAGCCTGGACCTGGGCGGGGGGCGATACCCTGACCATTGAAGTCAACATTATGCCAGGAACAGGCAAGCTGATTCTCACCGGACAGCTGGGCGATGTCATGAAGGAATCGGCCCAGGCGGCACTGACCTACATCATGAGCCGATCTGCCACGCTCAAGGTCGATCCCGCCAAGACCAAGGAACGTGACATCCATATCCATGTTCCAGCCGGCGCCATACCCAAAGACGGTCCCTCGGCCGGCATTACACTGGCAACGGCGCTGGCCTCGGCGCTGACGGGCTACCCGGTCCGGCACGAACTGGCCATGACCGGCGAAGTGACCCTTCGGGGCCGTGTACTCGCCATCGGGGGGCTGAAGGAGAAGGCGGTCGCCGCCAACCGTGCGGGTATCCGTACGGTCCTGATCCCCAAGGACAATGAACGGGACATTGAGGACATTCCCGATACGGTGCGTGAAGCCCTGAAGTTTATCCCGGTCGCCCACATGGACGAAGTGCTGGATCACGCCCTGGTCAGGATTGAGGCACCGCATTCGCCCTGCCAATGTGACGAAACTGAAAAAGGGGAAAGCGAAAAAGAGGTAAACGGGTCTTGA
- a CDS encoding tyrosine-type recombinase/integrase produces MKGPRKLVKHDVVFFSFLPGAKWIRVHDLRHSHASYLISKGAKVKLIAKRLGHAEVSTTLDKYSHFSLPTRRKRSWILMIWQARKNI; encoded by the coding sequence GTGAAAGGACCACGAAAATTGGTGAAACACGATGTAGTCTTTTTCTCATTTCTACCCGGCGCAAAGTGGATCCGCGTTCACGATCTGCGGCATAGCCACGCAAGCTACCTCATCAGCAAGGGCGCGAAAGTCAAGCTGATCGCAAAGCGTCTCGGCCACGCAGAAGTATCGACAACCCTTGACAAGTACTCCCATTTTTCCCTGCCGACGAGAAGAAAACGGTCATGGATCTTGATGATCTGGCAAGCTCGAAAAAATATTTAG
- a CDS encoding branched-chain amino acid ABC transporter permease, producing the protein MNVLIPTFEQFVQALTNAIAMGSLYALIAIGYTMVYGILRLINFAHGDILMMSMYFAFYIVSLFRLPWYAAFILGTLGIGLLGMLIERAAYKPLRSAPRISLLISAIGVSFLMENLATVVFSGIPKQFPSVPFFQEVLIIGKVHLQRMTLIVPLITAVLVSGLLMLTKKTKIGMAMRAASRDFTTARLMGINVNQIISFTFCIGSIMAAIGAMMWGLKYPKIEPYVGVMPGLKCFIAAVLGGIGNIGGAVVGALLLGLIEIMIVLFMPGLSGYKDAFAFVLLIIILLVRPTGLLGEKNIDKV; encoded by the coding sequence ATGAATGTTTTAATCCCGACTTTTGAGCAGTTTGTGCAGGCGCTGACCAATGCAATCGCCATGGGCAGTCTTTATGCGCTGATTGCAATCGGCTACACCATGGTGTACGGAATTTTGCGGCTGATCAATTTTGCGCATGGCGACATTCTCATGATGAGCATGTATTTTGCTTTCTACATCGTGAGCCTTTTCAGATTGCCATGGTATGCGGCATTCATTCTGGGCACACTGGGCATCGGTCTGCTGGGTATGCTCATTGAGCGAGCTGCTTACAAGCCGCTGCGTTCGGCACCGCGCATCTCGCTGTTGATTTCTGCTATTGGTGTTTCTTTCCTGATGGAGAACTTGGCGACAGTCGTTTTTTCAGGCATCCCGAAACAGTTCCCATCGGTTCCCTTTTTCCAGGAGGTACTGATTATTGGCAAGGTTCATTTGCAGCGAATGACCCTGATTGTACCCCTGATTACGGCTGTCCTTGTATCAGGACTTCTGATGCTCACCAAAAAAACCAAGATCGGCATGGCTATGCGAGCGGCCAGCAGGGATTTCACGACCGCAAGATTGATGGGAATCAATGTCAATCAGATCATTTCATTCACATTTTGCATTGGCTCCATTATGGCCGCGATCGGAGCCATGATGTGGGGTCTCAAGTATCCAAAAATTGAACCATATGTAGGAGTGATGCCTGGATTGAAATGCTTTATTGCGGCTGTTTTGGGCGGAATTGGAAACATTGGCGGCGCGGTAGTCGGAGCCCTGCTTTTAGGCTTGATTGAAATAATGATCGTACTGTTTATGCCCGGCCTATCCGGTTATAAGGATGCGTTCGCATTTGTGCTGCTGATCATCATATTGCTTGTTCGCCCCACGGGACTTCTAGGCGAGAAGAACATCGACAAGGTATAA
- a CDS encoding ABC transporter ATP-binding protein has translation MLKVKDLAVSYGGIEAVKGISFDVPEKSIVTLVGSNGAGKSTTLRAISGITRVKAGSIHFNGQDIVGLPAEKIVGLGISMAPEGRRIFPNLTVLENIKIGAYLRKDDLSDDIAWVYELFPILKDRHWQMAGTLSGGEQQMLCVSRALMSRPKLLMLDEPSLGLAPMIVHDIFEIIGKINREAGVTILLIEQNANMALHIADVGYVLETGFITLSGDGRSLLENEAVIKAYLGE, from the coding sequence ATGCTAAAAGTTAAAGATCTGGCGGTGAGTTACGGTGGCATTGAAGCCGTCAAGGGTATTTCTTTCGATGTTCCAGAGAAGTCCATCGTGACTTTGGTCGGTTCGAACGGCGCGGGGAAAAGCACGACTCTGCGTGCCATCTCAGGGATCACGCGAGTGAAAGCCGGGAGCATACATTTCAATGGACAGGATATCGTGGGTCTTCCCGCAGAAAAAATTGTGGGGCTTGGCATTAGCATGGCGCCGGAAGGCCGCCGGATCTTTCCCAACTTGACCGTCCTCGAAAATATCAAGATTGGCGCCTACTTGAGAAAAGATGATCTTTCGGATGATATTGCCTGGGTGTACGAATTGTTTCCGATACTGAAAGACAGGCACTGGCAGATGGCTGGGACACTGTCCGGCGGAGAACAGCAGATGCTTTGTGTTTCCCGTGCACTGATGAGCCGGCCGAAATTGCTGATGCTCGATGAACCATCACTGGGGCTTGCACCCATGATCGTCCACGATATCTTTGAAATCATCGGGAAGATCAACCGTGAAGCCGGGGTTACCATTCTGTTAATTGAGCAGAACGCGAATATGGCACTCCATATCGCGGACGTTGGATATGTTCTGGAAACCGGATTTATTACTCTCTCCGGCGATGGGCGTTCGTTGCTTGAAAACGAGGCCGTAATCAAAGCCTACCTGGGTGAGTAG
- a CDS encoding histidine kinase produces the protein MYRQKTEWGYIDYFSPPKTKNDNTSLTAGITTMFKGNHFPRHVHYGHEQIVYVIEGSGIYIINGKIQHCSKGMLFHMPSDSVHETFNTGPHSLRELFISAPTRYDLEFSSFKMMKACKKSDMLVSAIEVLELPLLAQTTVPFTIFDGDGNIISQNGRYLPFCTETCQPASASSTCACMSLPQFEEASGSATKQFTCAYGLTTYYVPIVVNGLYLGCIAGGHFRSSASESCAVEELYALPDSTKKSIQQRLEKMSESIVSFCEFYSIYQSLHDKDAQIQQAEIKKSMLEQNLHFTKKMVTSLRMDYHFLFNTLNTIASMSLESDREDTYDAITKLSKMLRYIMSTNQDIVKLEEEIHYLNLYLDMQKLRFGDKLCVEYEIDEALHCVRIPFNFLQPIVENAFVHGSSRNRHCQHIRINVSNSDGRLLFRIWNDGQSLNPGELERVRNHVVARSGHGLSLIYEKLQNLYGNDFSFHIDNADHHGVLVQISIPDKEGGQLT, from the coding sequence ATGTACAGGCAAAAGACTGAATGGGGATATATCGATTACTTCAGTCCTCCCAAGACAAAAAATGACAATACTTCCCTGACGGCCGGTATCACAACAATGTTTAAGGGAAACCATTTCCCCCGCCACGTCCATTACGGGCACGAGCAGATCGTATACGTTATTGAAGGAAGCGGCATCTATATTATCAATGGGAAAATCCAGCACTGCTCCAAGGGAATGCTCTTCCACATGCCTTCCGATTCCGTACATGAAACCTTCAATACAGGCCCTCATAGCCTTAGAGAATTATTTATCAGCGCACCCACCCGTTATGATCTTGAATTTTCTTCCTTCAAAATGATGAAGGCCTGCAAAAAGAGCGACATGCTCGTCTCCGCGATCGAAGTGCTGGAGCTCCCTCTGCTTGCGCAGACAACTGTGCCTTTTACCATTTTTGACGGCGATGGAAATATCATTTCGCAAAATGGGCGTTATCTCCCCTTTTGTACAGAAACCTGCCAGCCTGCATCGGCATCATCCACGTGTGCGTGCATGTCTTTGCCTCAGTTCGAAGAGGCATCTGGGTCCGCCACGAAACAGTTCACCTGCGCTTACGGCCTGACAACGTACTATGTGCCCATAGTCGTCAACGGCCTTTACCTGGGTTGTATCGCGGGCGGTCATTTCCGGTCTTCCGCCAGCGAGTCCTGTGCCGTTGAGGAGCTCTATGCACTGCCTGACAGCACAAAGAAAAGCATTCAACAGCGATTGGAAAAAATGTCTGAGAGCATTGTCAGTTTTTGTGAGTTCTATTCAATCTATCAGTCACTACATGACAAAGATGCCCAAATCCAACAGGCTGAAATAAAAAAGTCCATGCTGGAACAAAACCTCCATTTCACAAAAAAAATGGTCACCAGCCTTCGAATGGATTATCACTTCCTTTTCAACACCCTCAATACCATCGCCAGCATGTCTTTGGAAAGTGACCGGGAAGATACCTATGATGCCATCACGAAACTTTCAAAAATGCTGCGGTACATCATGAGCACCAACCAGGATATTGTCAAGCTCGAAGAGGAAATACATTATCTTAATCTCTATTTGGATATGCAGAAGCTTCGATTTGGGGACAAGCTTTGCGTTGAATACGAGATTGACGAGGCTCTTCACTGCGTCAGGATTCCATTCAATTTTCTGCAGCCCATCGTGGAAAACGCATTTGTTCACGGGTCTTCCCGCAACAGACATTGCCAGCACATCCGAATAAATGTCTCAAATTCAGATGGACGGCTTCTATTCAGAATCTGGAATGATGGCCAGAGCTTGAATCCAGGAGAGCTGGAACGCGTACGAAATCACGTGGTTGCCCGGTCAGGTCACGGTTTATCCTTAATTTACGAAAAACTCCAGAACCTGTACGGAAACGATTTCTCCTTTCATATTGACAACGCCGATCATCATGGCGTCCTTGTTCAGATTTCAATTCCTGATAAAGAAGGGGGCCAGTTAACTTGA